A genomic stretch from Zeimonas sediminis includes:
- the lepB gene encoding signal peptidase I — MNFALLLFLLLVVTFAAWVADRFVFAPRRARAADAALAGFDRDAAPGLRASGGEGAVAAERQALREKLERQPIWLEYTAGLFPVILLVFGLRSFVAEPFKIPSESMLPTLVVGDLILVNKFSYGLRLPVIHTKILDTGSPQRGDVMVFRYPSDPSVDYIKRVIGVPGDVVAYQDKRLSINGQPVPLERDGEFEDRRRLTIAPQYSEKVGETSHKILTELEKPPFIQPMERFPHFEKCRYDSRGVTCTVPDGHYFVMGDNRENSLDSRFWGFVPEGNIVGKAFFIWMNFGDLSRIGSFE; from the coding sequence ATGAACTTCGCGCTGTTGCTCTTCCTGCTTCTGGTCGTCACCTTCGCGGCCTGGGTGGCCGACCGCTTCGTGTTCGCGCCCCGGCGCGCGCGGGCGGCCGACGCCGCGCTTGCCGGCTTCGACCGCGACGCCGCGCCCGGCCTCAGGGCTTCGGGCGGGGAAGGGGCGGTGGCCGCCGAGCGCCAGGCCCTTCGCGAGAAGCTCGAGCGTCAGCCGATCTGGCTCGAGTACACCGCCGGCCTGTTCCCGGTCATCCTGCTCGTGTTCGGGCTGCGCTCCTTCGTGGCCGAGCCGTTCAAGATCCCTTCGGAGTCGATGCTGCCCACGCTGGTGGTCGGCGACCTGATCCTGGTGAACAAGTTCAGCTACGGCCTGCGACTGCCGGTGATCCACACCAAGATCCTCGACACCGGCTCGCCGCAGCGCGGCGACGTGATGGTGTTCCGCTACCCGAGCGATCCCTCGGTCGACTACATCAAGCGGGTGATCGGCGTGCCGGGCGACGTGGTCGCCTACCAGGACAAGCGGCTGTCGATCAACGGGCAGCCGGTTCCGCTGGAGCGGGACGGCGAGTTCGAGGATCGCCGGCGGCTCACGATCGCTCCGCAATATTCAGAAAAGGTGGGAGAAACCTCCCATAAGATATTGACAGAATTGGAAAAACCGCCTTTCATACAGCCGATGGAGCGGTTTCCCCACTTCGAGAAGTGCCGCTACGACAGCCGGGGCGTCACCTGCACCGTGCCCGACGGCCATTACTTCGTGATGGGCGACAACCGGGAGAACAGCCTCGACAGCCGATTCTGGGGCTTCGTTCCGGAAGGCAACATCGTCGGCAAGGCCTTCTTCATCTGGATGAACTTCGGCGACCTTTCCCGGATCGGAAGCTTCGAATGA
- a CDS encoding DUF4845 domain-containing protein, with amino-acid sequence MSPINTLVPVAGSRTRLPHRRAQRGLSLIGLLFVAAIVIGIAVVAMRIVPSALEYMAIKGAVEKVVTSGAPSAREVQVAFDRFAAVDDITSINGRDLIVEKVDGATVVSFSYEKRIELAGPVSLIIHYHGSSRR; translated from the coding sequence ATGAGCCCAATCAACACCCTGGTACCCGTGGCCGGTTCCCGCACCCGCCTCCCGCACCGGCGAGCGCAGCGCGGGTTGTCGCTGATCGGCCTGCTGTTCGTCGCGGCGATCGTCATCGGGATCGCGGTCGTCGCGATGCGGATCGTCCCGTCGGCGCTCGAGTACATGGCGATCAAGGGCGCGGTCGAGAAGGTGGTCACCTCGGGCGCGCCGAGTGCGCGCGAGGTCCAGGTCGCCTTCGACCGGTTCGCGGCAGTCGACGACATCACGTCGATCAACGGGCGCGACCTGATCGTCGAGAAGGTCGACGGCGCGACCGTCGTCTCCTTCTCCTACGAGAAGCGGATCGAACTCGCCGGCCCGGTGTCGCTGATCATCCACTATCACGGCAGCAGCCGTCGCTGA
- the era gene encoding GTPase Era has protein sequence MNEPDKPATHRSGHVAIVGRPNVGKSTLLNRMVGQKLSITSDRPQTTRHRIAGIVTRPDAQLVFIDSPGYQTRSGGALNRVLNRTAVQVAEDADVVVLVCDARGWTAADERIAKLLPADRPVLLAINKVDAVPDKARLLDLVKRATACRDFDEVVPISAKTGRQVPLLLDLCAARLPEGPPMYDPDSLTDRSERFLAAELIREKLFRRLGDEVPYDSTVEIERFEELPKLRRIHAAILIEREGQKPIVLGAGGERIKRIATEARQDLEKLFGCKVYLELFVKVKSGWAASEQSLRAYGYE, from the coding sequence ATGAACGAACCCGACAAGCCGGCCACTCACCGCAGCGGCCACGTCGCGATCGTCGGCAGGCCCAACGTCGGCAAGTCGACGCTGCTCAACCGGATGGTCGGCCAGAAGCTCTCGATCACCTCCGACCGTCCGCAGACCACGCGCCACCGGATCGCCGGCATCGTGACCCGCCCCGACGCGCAACTGGTGTTCATCGACAGCCCCGGCTACCAGACCCGCAGCGGCGGCGCGCTGAACCGGGTGCTCAATCGCACCGCGGTGCAGGTCGCCGAGGATGCCGACGTCGTCGTGCTGGTCTGCGACGCGCGCGGCTGGACCGCGGCCGACGAGCGGATCGCGAAGCTGCTGCCCGCCGACCGGCCGGTGCTGCTGGCGATCAACAAGGTCGATGCGGTGCCCGACAAGGCCCGGCTGCTCGACCTGGTGAAGCGGGCCACCGCCTGCCGCGACTTCGACGAGGTGGTGCCGATCAGCGCGAAGACCGGCCGGCAGGTCCCGCTGCTGCTCGACCTTTGCGCGGCGCGCCTGCCCGAGGGGCCGCCGATGTACGACCCGGACTCGCTGACCGATCGCAGCGAGCGCTTCCTGGCCGCCGAGCTGATCCGTGAGAAGCTGTTCCGCCGCCTCGGCGACGAGGTGCCGTACGACAGCACCGTCGAGATCGAGCGCTTCGAGGAGCTGCCGAAGCTGCGTCGCATCCACGCGGCGATCCTGATCGAGCGGGAAGGGCAGAAGCCGATCGTTCTGGGCGCCGGCGGCGAGCGGATCAAGCGGATCGCCACCGAGGCCCGGCAGGACCTCGAGAAGCTGTTCGGCTGCAAGGTCTACCTCGAGCTGTTCGTCAAGGTGAAGTCGGGCTGGGCGGCCAGCGAGCAGAGCCTGCGCGCCTATGGCTACGAGTAG
- the recO gene encoding DNA repair protein RecO gives MATSRTSAAAFLLHSTPYRETSLVVDLFTREHGRIAAVAKGAKRPRSALRAVLLQFQPLVASWTGNRELRTLTGAEWTGGLPAPQGDALLCAFYLNELLMRLLPREDAHPALYDAYEQALRELSEGAPADETLRRFEWLLLRETGYAPDLGHDASQRPIEAGRRYRWSPGGGFVAADPGEPSTVAGATLRELAEGRFASAASRQQAKYLTRAILAHHLDGAPLNTRQILIDLHKL, from the coding sequence ATGGCTACGAGTAGGACCAGCGCCGCCGCCTTCCTGCTGCACTCGACGCCGTACCGCGAAACCAGCCTGGTCGTCGACCTGTTCACCCGCGAGCACGGCCGCATCGCGGCGGTCGCCAAGGGCGCGAAGCGGCCGCGCTCGGCGCTGCGGGCGGTGTTGCTGCAGTTCCAGCCGCTGGTGGCCAGCTGGACCGGCAACCGCGAGCTGCGCACGCTGACCGGCGCCGAGTGGACCGGCGGCCTGCCCGCGCCGCAGGGCGACGCGCTGCTCTGCGCCTTCTACCTGAACGAGTTGCTGATGCGCCTGCTGCCGCGCGAGGACGCGCACCCGGCGCTGTACGACGCGTACGAGCAGGCGCTGCGCGAGCTGTCCGAAGGCGCGCCCGCCGACGAGACGCTGCGCCGCTTCGAGTGGCTGCTGCTGCGCGAGACCGGCTACGCGCCGGATCTCGGGCACGATGCCTCGCAGCGGCCGATCGAGGCGGGGCGCCGGTACCGCTGGAGCCCGGGCGGCGGCTTCGTGGCGGCCGATCCCGGCGAGCCCTCGACGGTGGCCGGCGCCACGCTGCGCGAGCTCGCCGAGGGGCGGTTCGCGTCCGCGGCCAGCCGCCAGCAGGCAAAATACCTGACGCGCGCGATCCTGGCCCATCACCTGGACGGCGCTCCGCTAAACACCCGGCAGATCCTGATCGACCTGCACAAGCTCTGA
- a CDS encoding pyridoxine 5'-phosphate synthase has translation MIELGVNIDHVATVRQARRTWEPDPVWAAVEAHLGGADGITVHLREDRRHIQDDDVRRLRELTHIKLNLEMAATDEMVGIACALKPEMAMLVPEGRHEVTTEGGLDIVSQESRLREVIARLADAGIVTSVFIDAELQQVEAARRIGARVCEIHTGPYAHAFHARGRDPESPAVIAELARIRAAGEAILAHGMRFNAGHALNYFNVQPVARLAGVRELHIGHAIVSRAMFVGMREAVREMKRLIREAAATGPAR, from the coding sequence ATGATCGAACTCGGCGTCAACATCGACCACGTGGCCACCGTCCGGCAGGCCCGGCGAACCTGGGAGCCCGACCCGGTCTGGGCGGCGGTCGAGGCGCACCTGGGCGGCGCCGACGGCATCACCGTGCACCTGCGCGAAGACCGCCGGCACATCCAGGACGACGACGTGCGCCGGCTGCGCGAGCTCACCCACATCAAGCTGAACCTGGAGATGGCGGCGACCGACGAGATGGTCGGCATCGCCTGCGCGCTGAAGCCCGAGATGGCGATGCTGGTGCCCGAGGGGCGCCACGAGGTCACCACCGAGGGCGGGCTGGACATCGTGTCGCAGGAGTCGCGGCTGCGCGAGGTCATCGCCAGGCTGGCCGACGCCGGCATCGTCACCAGCGTCTTCATCGATGCCGAGCTGCAGCAGGTCGAGGCGGCGCGGCGGATCGGCGCCAGGGTCTGCGAGATCCACACCGGCCCCTACGCCCATGCATTCCACGCCCGCGGGCGCGACCCGGAGAGCCCTGCGGTCATCGCCGAGCTGGCCCGCATCCGCGCCGCCGGCGAGGCGATCCTCGCCCACGGCATGCGCTTCAACGCCGGCCACGCGCTGAACTACTTCAACGTGCAGCCGGTCGCCCGGCTGGCGGGCGTGCGCGAGCTGCACATCGGCCACGCGATCGTCTCGCGGGCGATGTTCGTGGGGATGCGCGAGGCGGTGCGCGAGATGAAGCGGCTGATCCGCGAGGCGGCCGCCACCGGTCCGGCGCGATGA
- the acpS gene encoding holo-ACP synthase yields the protein MIHGIGTDIVLVERIQDLLARYGDRFARRVLGPDELAEFVRRRGRGDHGPAYAARYLAKRFAAKEAYGKALGLGLRAPMTLLSLQVLNNPRGQPVAHPRKALADYVRERGLVAHVSLSDEVDSAVAFVIIERKQEP from the coding sequence ATGATCCACGGCATCGGGACCGACATCGTCCTGGTCGAGCGCATCCAGGACCTGCTCGCGCGCTACGGCGACCGCTTCGCGCGGCGCGTGCTCGGTCCCGACGAGCTGGCCGAGTTCGTGCGCCGGCGCGGCCGCGGCGACCACGGCCCGGCCTACGCCGCGCGCTACCTGGCCAAGCGCTTCGCCGCCAAGGAGGCCTACGGCAAGGCGCTCGGGCTGGGCCTGCGCGCGCCGATGACGCTGCTCTCGCTGCAGGTGCTCAACAATCCGCGCGGGCAGCCGGTCGCGCATCCCCGAAAGGCGCTGGCCGACTACGTGCGCGAACGCGGGCTGGTCGCCCATGTGTCGCTGTCCGACGAGGTCGACAGCGCCGTGGCCTTCGTCATCATCGAACGCAAGCAGGAGCCTTGA
- the nagZ gene encoding beta-N-acetylhexosaminidase: MPKTATNLPRGPVVVDVEGTSLTDAERARLLHPLVGGVIIFARNFESRSQLKKLCREIRRLRKPRLLICVDHEGGRVQRFLKGFTKIPPMRELGRQWDEDVLGACRRATEIGRTIGEELREVGIDLSFTPVLDLDWGPSSVIGDRAFHRDARVVAMLARCLNHGLLLGGMGNCGKHFPGHGFAHGDSHFELPIDERELEAILADDAAPYHWLGDTLLSVMPAHVIYPKVDAQPAGFSKRWLQEILRGRLGFRGLVFSDDLTMEGASMAGDIEARARAAFDAGCDMVLVCNRPDLADELLAKLDWKRPKGFDKRLGALFRG, encoded by the coding sequence GTGCCGAAGACTGCAACGAATCTGCCGCGCGGCCCGGTGGTCGTCGACGTCGAGGGCACCTCGCTCACCGATGCCGAGCGCGCGCGCCTGCTGCACCCGCTGGTCGGCGGCGTCATCATCTTCGCCCGCAACTTCGAGTCGCGCAGCCAGCTGAAGAAGCTGTGCCGCGAGATCCGCAGGCTGCGCAAGCCGCGGCTGCTGATCTGCGTCGACCACGAGGGCGGACGGGTGCAGCGCTTCCTGAAGGGCTTCACGAAGATCCCGCCGATGCGCGAGCTCGGCCGCCAGTGGGACGAGGACGTGCTGGGCGCCTGCCGTCGCGCCACCGAGATCGGCCGCACGATCGGCGAGGAGCTGCGCGAGGTCGGCATCGACCTTAGCTTCACGCCGGTGCTCGACCTCGACTGGGGCCCGTCGAGCGTGATCGGCGACCGCGCCTTCCACCGGGACGCGCGGGTGGTGGCGATGCTGGCGCGCTGCCTGAACCACGGGCTGCTGCTCGGCGGCATGGGCAACTGCGGCAAGCACTTCCCCGGCCACGGCTTCGCGCACGGCGACTCGCACTTCGAGCTGCCGATCGACGAACGCGAGCTCGAGGCCATCCTGGCCGACGACGCCGCGCCCTACCACTGGCTCGGCGACACGCTGCTGTCGGTGATGCCGGCGCACGTGATCTACCCGAAGGTCGACGCGCAGCCGGCCGGCTTCTCGAAGCGCTGGCTGCAGGAGATCCTGCGCGGCCGCCTCGGCTTCCGCGGCCTCGTGTTCAGCGACGACCTCACGATGGAAGGCGCCTCGATGGCCGGCGACATCGAAGCGCGGGCGCGCGCGGCCTTCGACGCAGGCTGCGACATGGTCCTGGTCTGCAACCGCCCCGACCTGGCCGACGAGCTGCTGGCGAAGCTCGACTGGAAGCGGCCGAAGGGCTTCGACAAGCGGCTCGGCGCGCTGTTCAGGGGCTGA
- the uvrC gene encoding excinuclease ABC subunit UvrC — MPMAGKPDSPAPPAFDLRQFLSQLPNLPGVYRMIGAGDALLYVGKARDLKKRVASYFNKGPHSPRIALMIGKIERVEITVTGSEAEALLLENNLIKTGAPRYNILFRDDKSYPYLKISGHEFPRIAYYRGAVDRRSRFFGPFPSAWAVRESIQVLQKVFRLRTCEDSVFANRSRPCLLYQIGRCSGPCVGAVSKDDYAADVSAALRFLGGGHREVLAEIEARMLEAAAALRFEEAAALRDRMSALGKVMHQQAMETGGDTDADVIAAVTRGGRLCVNLAMVRGGRHLGDKAYFPAGAVAGNVAGPDAGADAAPDASPEIRPDAGLEIRPESASDELLAEAIEAFVVQHYDEAFVPPVLIVAGPKPDPALLDFLQQRAGRQVAWIRQPQGHRRKWLELAIQNAELAMARSLAEEGSQKARTRALAQLLGLDDGGDLGALRIECFDISHTMGEATQASCVVYQDHAMRPAEYRRFNIEGIEPGDDYAAMRQALARRYASLAGDGEPASRGKAARLPDIVLIDGGKGQVEVARQVFEELGLDVGVLVGVAKGEGRRVGLETLVFADGRAPIVPGRESAALLLVAQVRDEAHRFAITGMRARRAKARQASRLDEIDGVGPKRRQRLLARFGGLRGIMAASVDDLASVDGVSRSLAEEIYRRLH; from the coding sequence ATGCCGATGGCAGGCAAGCCGGACAGTCCGGCGCCGCCCGCATTCGACCTGCGGCAGTTCCTGTCGCAGCTGCCGAACCTGCCGGGCGTGTACCGGATGATCGGCGCCGGAGACGCGCTGCTCTACGTCGGCAAGGCCCGCGACCTGAAGAAGCGGGTCGCCTCGTACTTCAACAAGGGGCCGCATTCGCCGCGCATCGCGCTGATGATCGGGAAGATCGAGCGCGTCGAGATCACGGTCACCGGGTCCGAGGCCGAGGCGCTGCTGCTCGAGAACAACCTGATCAAGACCGGGGCGCCGCGCTACAACATCCTGTTCCGCGACGACAAGTCCTACCCCTACCTGAAGATCTCGGGTCACGAGTTCCCGCGCATCGCCTACTACCGCGGCGCGGTCGACCGGCGCAGCCGCTTCTTCGGGCCGTTCCCGAGCGCCTGGGCGGTCAGGGAGAGCATCCAGGTGCTGCAGAAGGTCTTCCGGCTGCGCACCTGCGAGGACAGCGTGTTCGCCAATCGCTCGCGGCCCTGCCTGCTGTACCAGATCGGCCGGTGCAGCGGTCCGTGCGTCGGCGCGGTCTCGAAGGATGACTACGCGGCCGACGTGTCGGCGGCGCTGCGTTTCCTGGGCGGCGGCCACCGCGAGGTGCTCGCCGAGATCGAGGCCAGGATGCTGGAGGCGGCCGCGGCGCTGCGCTTCGAGGAGGCGGCCGCGCTGCGCGACCGGATGAGCGCGCTCGGCAAGGTGATGCACCAGCAGGCGATGGAAACCGGCGGCGACACCGATGCCGACGTGATCGCCGCGGTGACCCGGGGCGGCCGGCTGTGCGTGAACCTCGCGATGGTGCGCGGCGGGCGGCATCTCGGGGACAAGGCCTACTTTCCCGCCGGCGCCGTCGCCGGGAACGTGGCCGGCCCGGATGCGGGCGCGGACGCCGCACCGGATGCCTCGCCGGAGATCCGCCCGGACGCCGGACTGGAGATCCGACCGGAGTCAGCCTCCGACGAGTTGCTCGCCGAGGCGATCGAGGCCTTCGTCGTGCAGCACTACGACGAGGCCTTCGTGCCGCCGGTGCTGATCGTGGCGGGGCCGAAGCCCGATCCGGCGCTGCTCGACTTCCTGCAGCAGCGCGCGGGTCGGCAGGTCGCGTGGATCCGGCAACCGCAGGGGCATCGCCGCAAGTGGCTGGAACTGGCGATCCAGAACGCCGAGCTCGCGATGGCCCGCTCGCTGGCCGAGGAGGGTTCGCAGAAGGCGCGCACCAGGGCGCTCGCGCAACTGCTCGGGCTCGACGACGGCGGCGACCTGGGCGCCTTGCGGATCGAGTGCTTCGACATCAGCCACACGATGGGCGAGGCGACGCAGGCCTCGTGCGTCGTCTACCAGGATCACGCGATGCGGCCGGCCGAGTACCGGCGCTTCAACATCGAGGGCATCGAGCCCGGCGACGACTACGCGGCGATGCGCCAGGCGCTCGCCCGCCGCTACGCTTCGCTGGCCGGCGACGGCGAGCCGGCCTCGCGCGGCAAGGCCGCCCGCCTGCCCGACATCGTGCTGATCGACGGCGGCAAGGGCCAGGTCGAGGTCGCGCGGCAGGTCTTCGAGGAACTGGGCCTGGACGTCGGCGTGCTGGTCGGCGTGGCCAAGGGCGAGGGCAGGCGGGTCGGGCTGGAGACCCTGGTCTTCGCGGACGGGCGCGCGCCGATCGTGCCGGGCCGCGAGTCGGCCGCGCTTCTGCTGGTGGCCCAGGTCCGGGACGAGGCGCACCGCTTCGCGATCACCGGGATGCGCGCGCGCCGCGCCAAGGCGAGGCAGGCGTCCCGGCTCGACGAGATCGATGGTGTCGGACCGAAACGCCGGCAGCGCCTGCTGGCGCGCTTCGGCGGCCTGCGTGGCATCATGGCGGCTAGCGTCGACGACCTGGCCTCGGTCGATGGGGTTTCGCGGTCGCTGGCCGAGGAGATCTATCGCCGGCTCCACTGA
- the pgsA gene encoding CDP-diacylglycerol--glycerol-3-phosphate 3-phosphatidyltransferase, whose product MHSNLPTLLTWARVVAIPLLVAVFFLPLPHAVQNLIATVLFTGAAITDWLDGWLARRWGQTSAFGAFLDPVADKLIVCVALVMLVDLGRVDAIVAAIIVGRELTISALREWMAQMGARASVAVHSIGKLKTVAQLVAIPLLLFDGRLFGVLHTRPIGTWLVWIAAVLTVWSMLYYLRQAWPVLRDGANHARGRASREP is encoded by the coding sequence ATGCATTCGAACCTTCCGACACTGCTGACCTGGGCCCGCGTGGTGGCCATCCCGCTGCTGGTCGCGGTGTTCTTCCTGCCGCTGCCGCACGCAGTGCAGAACCTGATCGCCACGGTCCTGTTCACCGGCGCGGCAATCACCGACTGGCTCGACGGCTGGCTCGCCCGGCGCTGGGGCCAGACCTCGGCCTTCGGCGCCTTCCTCGATCCGGTGGCCGACAAGCTGATCGTCTGCGTGGCGCTGGTCATGCTGGTCGACCTGGGCCGGGTCGACGCGATCGTCGCCGCGATCATCGTCGGGCGCGAGCTCACGATCTCGGCGCTGCGCGAGTGGATGGCCCAGATGGGCGCGCGCGCCAGCGTGGCGGTGCATTCGATCGGCAAGCTGAAGACCGTCGCGCAACTGGTGGCGATTCCGCTGCTGCTGTTCGACGGCAGGCTGTTCGGCGTGCTGCACACCCGGCCGATCGGCACTTGGCTGGTCTGGATCGCCGCGGTGCTCACGGTGTGGTCGATGCTGTACTACCTCCGGCAGGCCTGGCCCGTGCTGCGCGACGGCGCGAATCACGCGCGGGGCAGGGCGAGCCGGGAGCCCTGA
- a CDS encoding DUF2202 domain-containing protein, with protein sequence MPNTILRRIARALAAGLLVVGALAGCGSNDSSSFTELSADEVDSLYYMREEEKLARDVYLALYEVWKDQIFSNVAASEQTHTDAVKDLLYKYGLIDLAANNPPGVFVDPKFQQIYDSYVALGKQSRQNALVVGVTIEELDIKDIAHWLTLVDSDDIRKVYESLVCGSRNHLRSYYAELLASGGSYVPQFITQPEFDAIVGSPMETCG encoded by the coding sequence ATGCCGAACACGATTCTGCGGCGCATCGCGCGCGCCCTTGCGGCGGGCCTGCTCGTCGTCGGCGCGCTTGCCGGCTGCGGCTCGAACGACAGCAGTTCCTTCACGGAACTCAGCGCCGACGAAGTCGACAGCCTCTACTACATGCGCGAGGAGGAGAAGCTCGCGCGCGACGTCTACCTGGCGCTCTACGAAGTCTGGAAGGACCAGATCTTCTCGAACGTCGCCGCCAGCGAGCAGACCCACACCGATGCGGTCAAGGACCTGCTGTACAAGTACGGGCTGATCGACCTGGCCGCCAACAATCCCCCTGGGGTCTTCGTCGATCCGAAGTTCCAGCAGATCTACGACAGCTACGTGGCGCTGGGCAAGCAAAGCCGGCAGAACGCGCTGGTCGTCGGGGTCACGATCGAGGAACTCGACATCAAGGACATCGCCCACTGGCTCACGCTGGTCGACAGCGACGACATCCGCAAGGTCTACGAGAGCCTGGTCTGCGGCTCGCGCAACCACCTGCGCAGCTACTACGCGGAGCTGCTCGCGTCGGGCGGCTCCTACGTGCCGCAGTTCATCACCCAGCCGGAGTTCGACGCGATCGTGGGTTCGCCGATGGAGACCTGCGGCTGA
- a CDS encoding heavy metal-binding domain-containing protein translates to MGWFSKKEDDGFFLATVVPEGGAARVEKFLGVVNGEAIIGANIFRDMFSSIRDVVGGRAGGYERALSGARDAALDDMIAAARELGADGVVGIDFDYEVLGENNGMMMVSVSGTAVKMG, encoded by the coding sequence ATGGGCTGGTTCTCGAAGAAGGAAGACGACGGCTTCTTCCTCGCCACGGTGGTTCCCGAGGGCGGCGCCGCGCGCGTCGAGAAGTTCCTCGGCGTGGTCAACGGCGAGGCGATCATCGGCGCCAACATCTTCCGCGACATGTTCTCGTCGATCCGCGACGTCGTCGGCGGTCGCGCCGGCGGCTACGAGCGCGCGCTGTCGGGCGCCCGCGACGCGGCGCTCGACGACATGATCGCGGCCGCGCGCGAGCTCGGCGCCGACGGCGTGGTCGGCATCGACTTCGACTACGAGGTGCTCGGCGAGAACAACGGAATGATGATGGTCTCGGTCAGCGGCACCGCGGTGAAGATGGGCTGA
- a CDS encoding DUF2279 domain-containing protein, translated as MAGAAAAVMVYGGNKWWGDGFSGGFKTQYEGWFGSDTRYGGADKLGHAFSNYTGTRLLTWTFEGIGHDPEHARRLAFATTLGTFTAVELIDGYAKDWAFSREDALMNLAGAGIGYLTEKYPAFDALVDFRIHYLPSNDGGSRQAWDPFGDYGGQTWVLALKGSGMPGLQRKAPWRYLELAIGYNARGFDDVGGLPGERSRRLYVGISLNLSKVLDATVFRDRPGSRAQRITDGVLEFVQVPGTAVFTTHRF; from the coding sequence GTGGCCGGCGCGGCGGCCGCGGTGATGGTCTACGGCGGCAACAAGTGGTGGGGCGACGGCTTCTCGGGCGGCTTCAAGACGCAATACGAAGGCTGGTTCGGCAGCGACACCCGCTACGGCGGCGCGGACAAGCTCGGCCACGCCTTCTCCAACTACACCGGCACCCGGCTGCTGACCTGGACCTTCGAGGGCATCGGCCACGATCCGGAGCACGCGCGTCGCCTTGCGTTCGCGACCACGCTCGGAACCTTCACCGCGGTCGAGCTGATCGACGGCTACGCGAAGGACTGGGCCTTCAGCAGGGAAGACGCGCTGATGAACCTGGCCGGCGCCGGCATCGGCTACCTGACCGAGAAGTATCCGGCCTTCGATGCGCTCGTCGACTTCAGGATCCACTACCTGCCTTCGAACGACGGTGGATCGCGACAGGCCTGGGACCCCTTCGGCGACTACGGCGGACAGACCTGGGTGCTCGCGCTCAAGGGCAGCGGAATGCCGGGCCTGCAGCGCAAGGCCCCATGGCGCTACCTGGAGCTCGCGATCGGCTACAACGCCCGCGGCTTCGACGACGTGGGCGGCCTGCCCGGAGAGCGCAGCCGCCGCCTCTACGTGGGCATCTCGCTGAACCTCTCGAAGGTCCTGGACGCCACCGTTTTCCGCGACCGGCCCGGCAGCCGGGCCCAGCGAATCACGGACGGCGTGCTCGAATTCGTGCAGGTGCCCGGCACCGCGGTCTTCACGACGCACCGCTTCTGA
- the phaP gene encoding TIGR01841 family phasin (Members of this family are phasins (small proteins associated with inclusions such as PHA granules). Note that several different families of phasins have been named PhaP despite very little sequence similarity to each other.) — protein MASKTPGTEDLKKMQREALEASSAAAAKTLEGFQKLAALNMQTARSALEQSTEQIEALLSARDAKTLADLVTSMAKLSPEQFSAYAKAVYAISSETGGELAAMVQKQIAESNAQLAAAVESLAKGVPAGTPNANDFIAQSMNAAKAAYEQMQAAAQQFAQAAGGGKAGKR, from the coding sequence ATGGCCAGCAAGACTCCCGGGACCGAAGACCTGAAGAAGATGCAGCGAGAGGCGCTCGAGGCCTCCAGCGCCGCCGCCGCCAAGACCCTCGAAGGCTTCCAGAAGCTCGCCGCGCTGAACATGCAGACCGCGCGGTCGGCCCTGGAGCAGTCCACCGAGCAGATCGAGGCCCTGCTGTCGGCGCGCGACGCGAAGACGCTCGCCGACCTGGTCACCAGCATGGCGAAGCTCTCGCCCGAGCAGTTCTCGGCCTACGCGAAGGCGGTCTACGCGATCTCGAGCGAGACCGGCGGCGAGCTCGCCGCGATGGTCCAGAAACAGATCGCCGAGAGCAACGCGCAGCTGGCCGCTGCCGTGGAGTCGCTGGCCAAGGGCGTGCCCGCCGGCACCCCGAACGCGAACGACTTCATCGCGCAGAGCATGAACGCCGCCAAGGCCGCCTACGAGCAGATGCAGGCGGCAGCGCAGCAGTTCGCGCAGGCGGCGGGCGGCGGGAAGGCCGGAAAGCGCTGA